One Acidimicrobiia bacterium DNA segment encodes these proteins:
- a CDS encoding DUF1295 domain-containing protein, protein MTVETLGGLLVVTAIVIVASVVLLWLVSLRLRNASIIDLFWGCGFVVIAWVAWLFLTGHGGGRRLLLLVLVTTWGLRLAGYLTWRNSGKGEDFRYRAMRKRWGHRFPLVNLATVFLLQAILMLIVSLPVQAGMFTGGALGVAGSVGLALWAVGVSFETIGDLQLARFKGDPANRGNVMDRGLWRYTRHPNYFGDFCVWWGIYLVALTASTRWTVVGPLLMSFLLLRVSGVSLLEKDIGSRRPGYAEYVRRTNAFFPGKPKEGRVASSE, encoded by the coding sequence GTGACCGTCGAGACGCTCGGTGGCCTCCTGGTGGTCACCGCGATCGTCATCGTCGCCAGCGTGGTGCTCCTGTGGCTGGTAAGCCTGCGACTGCGCAACGCCTCCATCATCGATCTGTTCTGGGGTTGCGGGTTCGTGGTCATCGCCTGGGTGGCGTGGCTGTTCCTCACTGGTCATGGTGGCGGCCGACGGCTCCTGCTCCTCGTCCTGGTGACGACCTGGGGCCTACGGCTCGCCGGCTACCTCACCTGGCGCAACAGCGGCAAAGGTGAAGACTTCCGATACCGGGCGATGCGCAAACGCTGGGGGCATCGGTTCCCTCTCGTCAACCTGGCCACGGTGTTCCTGCTCCAGGCGATCCTTATGCTCATCGTGTCGCTGCCGGTACAGGCGGGAATGTTCACCGGCGGCGCGCTCGGTGTCGCCGGCTCCGTCGGCCTCGCCCTGTGGGCTGTGGGAGTCTCCTTCGAGACCATCGGCGACCTCCAACTCGCCCGCTTCAAGGGGGACCCGGCGAACCGCGGCAACGTGATGGACCGAGGCCTGTGGCGCTACACGCGCCATCCCAACTACTTCGGCGACTTCTGTGTCTGGTGGGGCATCTACCTGGTGGCGCTGACCGCCTCGACGCGGTGGACCGTCGTCGGTCCCCTGCTGATGTCGTTCCTGCTGTTGCGGGTGAGCGGGGTGAGCCTCCTGGAAAAGGACATCGGCAGCCGCAGGCCCGGGTATGCCGAGTACGTACGGCGGACCAACGCCTTCTTTCCGGGGAAGCCGAAGGAGGGACGAGTAGCGAGTAGCGAGTAG
- a CDS encoding SDR family oxidoreductase — MRVLVVGATGYVGGRLVPRLLAEGHEVRCLARRPAKLSLQPWRDRVEIVKGDVSDPTSLKEAAAGCDVAYYLVHSMGSSGDFADTDRTGADNFRQAADETGLGRVVYLGGLARDPQRSPHMRSRHEVGRILASGATPVTELRAGVIIGSGSLSFEMIRYLTDVLPVMVTPRWVRTRCQPVAIADVLDALVGALDENGASRVVEVGGPEVLSYRDMMRIYAEEAGLRRRLVIPVPLLTPRLSSLWVGLVTPLPTSMARPLVESVRTDAVVSDGTTAVLGRTPYRAAIRRALARLPGGVITRWSDAGASPAAPAPTDPAWSGGTMYMDRQVVPTDTAGEHLFWAFSRIGGSTGYYGLDWAWQIRGLLDQLVGGVGIRRGRMHPTEVRPGEAIDFWRVEDLVPGERLRLRAEMRLPGDAWLEWHVEPTGHGSDLIQIAWFRPRGVLGRLYWYGMLPGHKVVFPRMAHRIAAAAEERAFTCS, encoded by the coding sequence ATGCGAGTGCTGGTTGTCGGAGCCACCGGATACGTCGGCGGACGCCTCGTGCCGCGGCTCCTGGCCGAAGGGCACGAGGTGCGCTGTCTGGCGCGTCGTCCGGCGAAGCTGTCGCTCCAGCCGTGGCGAGACCGGGTCGAGATCGTCAAGGGCGACGTCAGCGACCCGACCTCCCTCAAGGAGGCGGCTGCCGGCTGTGACGTCGCCTACTACCTCGTTCATTCCATGGGTTCGTCGGGCGATTTCGCCGACACGGATCGCACCGGCGCCGATAACTTTCGCCAGGCGGCAGACGAGACCGGCCTGGGTCGGGTGGTGTACCTCGGTGGCTTGGCGAGGGATCCGCAGCGGTCGCCCCACATGCGCAGCCGCCACGAGGTGGGTCGGATCCTTGCTTCCGGTGCCACCCCGGTGACGGAACTGCGGGCCGGCGTGATCATCGGCTCGGGCTCGCTGTCGTTCGAGATGATCCGTTACCTGACCGACGTGCTCCCCGTGATGGTCACGCCGCGGTGGGTGCGAACCCGGTGCCAGCCGGTGGCGATCGCCGACGTGCTCGACGCGCTGGTCGGTGCCCTGGACGAGAACGGCGCTTCCCGGGTCGTCGAAGTCGGCGGTCCGGAAGTCCTCAGCTACCGCGACATGATGCGGATCTATGCCGAGGAGGCGGGACTCCGGCGCCGCCTGGTGATCCCGGTTCCCCTGCTGACACCCCGTCTGTCGTCACTGTGGGTCGGCCTGGTGACGCCCCTCCCCACCTCCATGGCGCGGCCGCTCGTTGAGAGCGTCCGCACCGACGCGGTCGTCTCCGATGGCACCACCGCCGTGCTCGGCCGCACCCCCTATCGCGCCGCCATCCGCAGGGCCCTCGCCCGTCTGCCCGGCGGGGTGATCACCCGATGGAGCGACGCGGGCGCTTCCCCTGCGGCACCCGCACCGACCGATCCGGCGTGGAGTGGCGGCACCATGTACATGGACCGCCAGGTCGTGCCCACCGACACCGCCGGCGAGCACCTGTTCTGGGCGTTCAGCCGTATCGGCGGAAGCACCGGCTACTACGGACTCGACTGGGCCTGGCAGATCCGCGGCCTGCTCGATCAGCTCGTCGGTGGGGTGGGCATCCGGCGGGGGCGCATGCATCCAACCGAGGTTCGCCCGGGAGAAGCGATCGACTTCTGGAGGGTGGAGGACCTCGTACCCGGTGAGCGCCTCCGGCTGAGGGCCGAGATGCGCCTCCCCGGCGACGCCTGGCTGGAGTGGCACGTCGAGCCGACCGGCCATGGGAGCGACCTGATCCAGATCGCCTGGTTCCGGCCCCGCGGAGTCCTCGGGAGGTTGTACTGGTACGGCATGCTCCCGGGGCACAAGGTCGTGTTCCCGCGAATGGCACACCGCATCGCCGCCGCCGCCGAGGAGCGTGCGTTCACCTGTTCGTGA
- a CDS encoding neutral zinc metallopeptidase: MKRTVVVVLTLCLLVAACGDDGGDGSTTTAESTTTTFPPYPDGFVVEYMEGCTQEGSEVFCRCSIDEFQQRMSLTDFLSLEEELLAHPISSEVIRICLLAEEAVGTTTTTTTVPDFQSIGNMDELIDLTVADLEVFWGLELPRVWGLELEPVATHAPYFVSLGERPECFGPIQNYEYNAFYCPEDDSIRWDVENLMGPLFEGYGDFAVALVMAHEWAHAIQNRYGFDWFAHDDIVSELQADCLAGAWTQWLDDERSELLRLEPGDLEEGMSAFLLIGDELGTVPTGPNAHGTSFERLNSFFDGFQGGVDACATYEAEYPLMISWNLVHDTLDLPYEVAAEVLIDALEIFWSIVYPETFGEPWVPVSEVIAYFPSTGSLPACGGVDLSQDFYQDNIFYCPSDDSVAWDEENLFPTLYSEIGDFALGLLLGMQWSQAVQTRAGLETSGVAAELQADCFVGVWTAALTFDDNPMEVWLSTGDLEEGISAFLLFSDPETGASAFQRFEAFKTGPLDGIDACV, translated from the coding sequence TTGAAGCGGACCGTCGTTGTCGTCCTCACCTTGTGTCTGCTCGTTGCCGCCTGCGGTGACGACGGTGGTGACGGGTCGACGACCACCGCGGAGTCGACGACCACCACGTTCCCGCCGTATCCGGACGGATTCGTTGTCGAATACATGGAGGGATGCACACAGGAGGGCTCGGAGGTGTTCTGCCGGTGCAGCATCGACGAGTTCCAGCAGCGCATGAGTCTCACAGACTTCCTCTCACTGGAGGAGGAGCTGCTGGCGCATCCGATCTCCAGCGAGGTCATCCGGATCTGCCTCCTCGCTGAGGAAGCCGTCGGCACGACCACCACAACGACGACGGTGCCCGACTTCCAGTCGATCGGGAACATGGACGAGCTGATCGATCTCACCGTCGCCGATCTCGAGGTGTTCTGGGGCTTGGAGCTCCCCCGGGTTTGGGGCCTGGAGTTGGAGCCGGTGGCGACACACGCTCCGTACTTCGTGTCGCTTGGTGAGCGCCCGGAGTGTTTCGGTCCGATTCAGAACTACGAGTACAACGCCTTCTACTGCCCGGAGGACGACTCGATTCGCTGGGACGTTGAGAACCTCATGGGACCCCTGTTCGAGGGGTATGGGGACTTCGCCGTCGCCCTGGTGATGGCGCACGAATGGGCGCACGCCATCCAGAACCGCTACGGATTCGACTGGTTCGCCCACGACGACATCGTGTCCGAACTCCAGGCCGACTGTCTGGCCGGTGCCTGGACCCAATGGCTCGACGACGAGCGGTCGGAGCTGCTACGGCTCGAACCCGGCGACCTCGAGGAGGGCATGTCCGCCTTCTTGCTCATCGGCGACGAGTTGGGAACGGTGCCGACGGGCCCGAACGCTCACGGGACCTCGTTCGAGCGGCTCAACTCCTTCTTCGACGGCTTCCAGGGTGGCGTCGACGCCTGTGCCACTTACGAAGCGGAGTACCCGTTGATGATCTCGTGGAACCTGGTGCACGACACCCTCGACCTCCCCTACGAAGTTGCCGCCGAGGTGCTCATCGATGCTCTCGAGATCTTCTGGTCGATCGTCTACCCGGAGACTTTCGGCGAGCCGTGGGTGCCGGTGAGCGAGGTGATCGCGTACTTCCCCAGTACCGGATCGCTGCCGGCGTGCGGTGGCGTCGATCTGAGCCAGGACTTCTACCAGGACAACATCTTCTACTGCCCGAGCGACGACTCCGTGGCCTGGGACGAGGAGAACCTGTTCCCGACCCTCTACTCCGAGATCGGCGACTTCGCCCTCGGGCTGCTCCTCGGCATGCAGTGGTCCCAGGCGGTGCAGACCCGTGCCGGGCTCGAGACTTCGGGTGTGGCCGCCGAGTTGCAGGCAGACTGTTTCGTGGGTGTCTGGACGGCAGCCCTCACCTTCGATGACAACCCGATGGAGGTCTGGCTGTCGACCGGTGATCTCGAAGAGGGGATCTCGGCCTTCCTGCTCTTCTCCGACCCGGAGACCGGGGCGTCCGCATTCCAGCGCTTCGAAGCCTTCAAGACGGGCCCGCTCGACGGCATCGACGCCTGTGTCTAG
- the uppS gene encoding polyprenyl diphosphate synthase: protein MSFSRPLYRFYEDRLVRSLPQDRMPHHIGVILDGHRRFARRSGREYADAYRAGMDKFVEMLGWCGELRIPVLSAWLLSQENLERPDAELAPYYRVLGELLDRLPDEVPGLEYDVIGSLHLLPDQLQRAARDLVQRSSPGGHRLNIGLAYGGRQEIVDAVRDLVAKLAADGVAADQIPAAIDSASIASHLYTADLPDPDLVIRTSGESRLSGFLLWQAAYAEYSFVDVYWPGFRRVDFLRAIRDYTLRQRRFGR, encoded by the coding sequence ATGTCCTTCTCCCGTCCGCTGTACCGGTTTTACGAGGATCGTCTGGTGCGGTCGCTGCCTCAGGATCGGATGCCGCACCACATCGGCGTGATCCTCGATGGGCATCGACGCTTCGCCAGACGCTCGGGACGCGAATACGCCGATGCGTACCGCGCCGGGATGGACAAGTTCGTCGAGATGCTCGGATGGTGCGGGGAGCTGCGGATCCCGGTGCTGTCGGCGTGGCTGCTCTCACAGGAGAACCTGGAGCGCCCCGATGCCGAGCTCGCCCCCTACTACCGGGTGCTCGGCGAACTGCTCGACCGGCTCCCCGACGAGGTACCCGGCCTGGAGTACGACGTGATCGGCAGCCTTCACCTGCTGCCCGACCAGTTGCAGAGGGCCGCACGGGACCTGGTGCAGCGGTCGTCGCCAGGTGGGCACCGGCTCAACATCGGTCTGGCCTATGGCGGTCGCCAGGAGATCGTCGACGCGGTGCGTGACCTCGTGGCCAAGCTCGCTGCCGACGGGGTCGCCGCCGATCAGATCCCCGCTGCCATCGACTCGGCGAGCATCGCCTCGCACCTGTACACGGCCGACCTCCCGGATCCGGACCTCGTCATCCGGACCAGCGGGGAGTCGCGGCTGTCCGGCTTCCTACTCTGGCAGGCGGCATACGCCGAGTACTCCTTCGTCGACGTCTACTGGCCGGGCTTCCGGCGGGTGGACTTCCTACGGGCCATCCGCGACTACACCCTCCGGCAGCGACGCTTCGGTCGATGA
- a CDS encoding deoxyribonuclease IV: MLLGAHVRNDDPLEAAAARGADAIQMFLSDPQSWKPPLPRADAAALRAAGIPIYVHSPYLVNVGSPNNRIRIPSRKIIADTVAAAAEIGALGVVVHGGHAGDDEDVTVGLERWRKALEAVDLTVPVLIENTAGGEKAIVRQIDAYARLWDEIGDFNVGVCLDTCHAWASGEDLTTVVERLVAAVGRIDLVHGNDSRDPAGSWRDRHANLGDGEIPEELLLGVIRAASATTIVETPGGDDEHAADIVWLRARL, from the coding sequence ATGCTCCTCGGCGCACACGTCCGCAACGACGATCCGCTCGAAGCCGCGGCGGCGCGGGGCGCCGACGCCATCCAGATGTTCCTGTCGGATCCGCAGTCGTGGAAGCCGCCTCTGCCCCGGGCCGATGCCGCGGCGTTGCGGGCCGCGGGTATCCCGATCTACGTTCACTCGCCGTACCTGGTCAACGTCGGTTCACCGAACAACAGGATCAGGATCCCCAGTCGCAAGATCATCGCCGACACCGTGGCCGCGGCAGCCGAGATTGGGGCGCTCGGCGTGGTGGTCCACGGTGGTCACGCGGGGGACGACGAGGATGTCACGGTCGGCCTGGAGCGGTGGCGCAAGGCACTGGAGGCGGTCGACCTGACCGTGCCGGTGCTCATCGAGAACACCGCCGGCGGCGAGAAGGCGATCGTGCGCCAGATCGATGCCTATGCCCGGCTCTGGGACGAGATCGGCGACTTCAACGTGGGGGTGTGTCTCGACACCTGTCACGCCTGGGCCTCGGGCGAGGACCTGACGACCGTGGTGGAGAGACTCGTGGCCGCGGTGGGGCGAATCGACCTGGTGCACGGCAACGACTCGAGGGATCCGGCCGGTTCATGGCGCGACCGTCACGCCAACCTGGGCGATGGCGAGATCCCGGAGGAACTGTTGCTCGGGGTGATCCGGGCCGCCAGCGCGACCACGATCGTCGAAACCCCGGGCGGCGACGACGAGCACGCCGCAGACATCGTGTGGCTCAGAGCCAGGCTCTGA
- a CDS encoding inositol-3-phosphate synthase translates to MGQVRVAIAGVGNCANSLIQGVSYYADADPTSTVPGLMHVDLGGYHIRDIEFVAAFDVDAAKVGQELTKAMWAGVNDTYRFCDVPEIGVMVQRGPTLDGLGKYYRMTIEESSEEPVDVVAALRESKADVLVAYLPVGSEQALRFYAEAALEAGVGFVNCIPVFIASDPTWARRFHEAGVPIIGDDIKSQVGATIVHRTLARLFEDRGVMVERTSQLNVGGNMDFKNMLERERLESKKISKTQAVLSQLDGALDEGDIHIGPSDHVPWLTDRKWAYIRIEGKAFGDVPLNAELKLEVWDSPNSAGVVIDAVRCAKLALDRGIGGPLLAASSYFMKSPPVQFRDADAHDHVDAFARGEDPTAAEYETYLA, encoded by the coding sequence ATGGGACAGGTTCGAGTGGCCATCGCCGGTGTCGGCAACTGCGCCAACTCTCTCATCCAGGGCGTGAGCTATTACGCCGACGCCGACCCCACCAGCACGGTGCCCGGCCTGATGCACGTCGATCTCGGCGGATATCACATCCGTGACATCGAATTCGTCGCCGCCTTCGACGTTGACGCCGCCAAGGTCGGCCAGGAGTTGACCAAGGCGATGTGGGCCGGCGTCAACGACACCTACCGGTTCTGCGACGTGCCCGAGATCGGGGTCATGGTGCAGCGCGGCCCGACCCTGGACGGGCTCGGCAAGTACTACCGGATGACGATCGAGGAGTCCTCGGAAGAGCCGGTCGACGTGGTCGCCGCACTGCGCGAGTCGAAGGCCGACGTCCTCGTCGCCTACCTGCCGGTCGGATCCGAACAGGCGCTTCGGTTCTACGCCGAAGCCGCCCTCGAGGCGGGCGTCGGCTTCGTGAACTGCATCCCGGTGTTCATCGCCTCCGACCCGACCTGGGCTCGCCGATTCCACGAGGCGGGGGTGCCGATCATCGGCGACGACATCAAGTCGCAGGTCGGTGCCACCATCGTCCACCGCACGCTCGCTCGCCTCTTCGAGGACCGCGGCGTCATGGTGGAGCGGACCAGCCAACTCAACGTCGGCGGCAACATGGACTTCAAGAACATGCTGGAGCGCGAGCGTCTCGAGTCGAAGAAGATCTCCAAGACACAGGCGGTGTTGTCGCAGCTGGATGGCGCCCTCGACGAAGGCGACATCCACATCGGCCCGTCGGACCACGTGCCGTGGCTCACCGACCGCAAGTGGGCATACATCCGCATCGAGGGCAAGGCGTTCGGCGACGTGCCACTCAACGCCGAACTCAAGCTCGAGGTGTGGGACTCCCCCAACTCGGCCGGTGTCGTCATCGACGCGGTCCGCTGCGCCAAGCTGGCGCTGGACCGGGGCATCGGTGGACCTCTGCTGGCGGCCTCGTCGTACTTCATGAAGAGCCCGCCGGTGCAGTTCCGCGACGCCGATGCTCACGACCACGTCGACGCCTTCGCCCGCGGCGAGGACCCGACGGCGGCCGAGTACGAGACCTATCTGGCCTGA